The proteins below are encoded in one region of Bacillus vallismortis:
- a CDS encoding glycoside hydrolase family 43 protein, with protein sequence MKKKAFSGLLRFSCAALTAGALMLSALPASAAFWGASNELLHDPTMAKEGNTWYAFGTGLAEENGLRVLKADSNGVWRVQKSIFTSPLSWWRQYVPHFERNQWAPDVSYYNGKYWLYYSVSSFGSNTSLIGLASATNLSSGNWKDEGLVTRSTSANNYNAIDPELTIDKDGNPWLAFGSFWGGIKLTKLNKSTMKPTGSLYSIAARPNNGGALEAPTLTYHNGYYYLMVSFDKCCEGVNSTYKIAYGRSKNITGPYVDRSGRSMMDGGGTILDAGNEQWKGPGGQDIVNGNILVRHAYDAKDNGTPKMLINDLNWSSGWPSY encoded by the coding sequence ATGAAAAAGAAAGCGTTTTCTGGGTTATTGCGTTTTTCTTGTGCAGCTTTAACAGCTGGTGCTTTAATGTTGTCCGCTTTACCGGCATCAGCGGCTTTTTGGGGGGCATCGAATGAGCTTCTGCATGATCCGACGATGGCAAAGGAAGGAAATACTTGGTATGCCTTCGGGACAGGGCTTGCAGAGGAAAACGGACTTCGTGTACTGAAAGCGGACAGCAACGGGGTATGGAGAGTTCAAAAATCCATTTTCACCAGTCCTTTATCATGGTGGCGCCAATACGTGCCTCATTTCGAACGAAACCAATGGGCTCCGGATGTGTCATATTACAACGGAAAGTACTGGCTTTACTATTCGGTTTCTTCGTTTGGAAGCAATACCTCTTTAATTGGCCTTGCTTCAGCTACTAATCTCAGTTCGGGCAACTGGAAGGATGAAGGGCTAGTTACTCGGTCAACAAGTGCCAATAATTATAATGCCATTGATCCTGAGTTAACCATTGATAAAGATGGAAACCCTTGGCTTGCATTCGGTTCATTTTGGGGCGGAATTAAATTAACAAAATTAAATAAGTCTACGATGAAACCAACCGGTTCATTATATTCAATAGCAGCCAGACCAAATAACGGCGGCGCACTGGAAGCCCCTACATTAACATACCATAATGGCTACTATTACTTAATGGTTTCATTCGATAAATGCTGTGAAGGCGTAAATAGTACGTACAAAATTGCTTATGGCAGATCGAAAAATATTACAGGTCCTTATGTAGACAGAAGCGGTAGAAGCATGATGGATGGAGGAGGTACGATTCTTGATGCCGGCAACGAACAGTGGAAAGGGCCGGGCGGACAGGATATCGTAAACGGGAACATACTCGTGCGTCATGCTTATGACGCAAAAGACAACGGAACTCCAAAGATGTTAATCAATGATTTGAATTGGAGCTCAGGCTGGCCGTCTTATTAA
- the araA gene encoding L-arabinose isomerase, with product MLQTKDYEFWFVTGSQHLYGEETLELVDQHAKSICEGLSGISSRYKITHKPVVTSSETIRQLLREAEYSETCAGIITWMHTFSPAKMWIEGLSSYQKPLMHLHTQYNRDIPWGTIDMDFMNSNQSAHGDREYGYINSRMGLSRKVVAGYWDDEEVKKEISQWMDTAAALNESRHIKVARFGDNMRHVAVTDGDKVGAHIQFGWQVDGYGIGDLVEVMNRITDDEVDTLYAEYDRLYVISEETKRDEAKVASIKEQAKIELGLTAFLEQGGYSAFTTSFEVLHGMKQLPGLAVQRLMEKGYGFAGEGDWKTAALVRMMKIMAEGKRTSFMEDYTYHFEPGNEMILGSHMLEVCPTVALDQPKIEVHPLSIGGKEDPARFVFNGISGSAIQASLVDIGGRFRLVLNEVNGQEIEKEMPNLPVARVLWKPEPSLKTAAEAWILAGGAHHTCLSYELTAEQMLDWAEMAGIESVFISRDTTIHKLKHELKWNEALYRLQK from the coding sequence ATGCTTCAGACAAAAGATTATGAATTTTGGTTTGTGACAGGTAGCCAGCACCTATACGGGGAAGAGACGCTAGAGCTGGTCGATCAGCATGCGAAAAGCATTTGTGAGGGGCTCAGCGGGATTTCGTCCAGATATAAAATCACTCACAAGCCTGTCGTCACTTCATCGGAAACCATCAGACAGCTGTTAAGAGAAGCGGAGTACAGTGAGACATGCGCCGGCATCATTACATGGATGCACACATTTTCTCCCGCAAAAATGTGGATTGAGGGTCTTTCCTCTTATCAAAAACCACTTATGCATCTGCATACTCAATATAATCGCGATATCCCTTGGGGTACGATTGACATGGATTTTATGAACAGCAATCAATCCGCACATGGCGATCGTGAGTACGGTTATATCAACTCGCGAATGGGACTGAGCCGAAAAGTCGTTGCCGGCTATTGGGATGATGAAGAAGTGAAGAAAGAAATATCCCAGTGGATGGATACGGCGGCTGCATTAAATGAAAGCAGACATATTAAGGTTGCCAGATTCGGAGATAACATGCGTCACGTCGCGGTAACAGACGGAGACAAGGTAGGAGCGCATATTCAATTCGGCTGGCAGGTTGACGGATATGGCATCGGAGACCTTGTCGAAGTGATGAACCGCATTACGGACGATGAAGTTGACACGCTCTATGCGGAGTATGACCGTCTCTATGTGATCAGTGAGGAAACAAAACGTGACGAAGCAAAGGTAGCGTCGATTAAAGAACAGGCGAAAATTGAACTTGGCTTAACCGCTTTTCTTGAACAAGGCGGATACTCAGCTTTTACAACATCCTTTGAAGTGCTGCATGGAATGAAACAGCTCCCAGGGCTTGCCGTTCAGCGCCTGATGGAGAAGGGCTACGGATTCGCCGGTGAAGGAGATTGGAAGACAGCGGCTCTTGTACGGATGATGAAAATCATGGCTGAAGGAAAAAGAACGTCCTTCATGGAAGATTATACGTACCATTTTGAACCGGGAAATGAAATGATTCTAGGCTCGCACATGCTGGAAGTGTGTCCGACTGTCGCTTTGGATCAGCCGAAAATCGAGGTTCACCCGCTTTCTATCGGCGGCAAGGAGGACCCTGCGCGTTTTGTATTTAACGGCATCAGCGGTTCAGCCATTCAAGCAAGCCTTGTTGATATCGGAGGGCGTTTCCGCCTTGTGTTAAATGAGGTCAATGGACAGGAAATTGAAAAAGAGATGCCGAATCTGCCGGTCGCCCGTGTTCTCTGGAAGCCGGAGCCATCATTGAAAACAGCGGCCGAGGCATGGATTTTAGCCGGCGGCGCACACCATACCTGCTTGTCTTATGAACTAACAGCGGAGCAAATGCTCGATTGGGCAGAAATGGCGGGGATCGAAAGTGTTTTCATTTCCCGTGATACGACAATTCACAAGCTGAAACACGAATTAAAATGGAACGAGGCGCTTTACCGGCTTCAAAAGTAG
- the araB gene encoding ribulokinase, whose product MAYTIGVDFGTLSGRAVLVHVETGEELAAAVKEYRHAVIDTVLPKTGHKLPRDWALQDPADYLEVLETTIPALLEQTGVEPKDIIGIGIDFTACTILPVDRTGQPLCMLPEYEEEPHSYVKLWKHHAAQKHADRLNQIAEEEGEAFLQRYGGKISSEWMIPKVMQIAEEAPHIYEAADRIIEAADWIVYQLCGSLKRSNCTAGYKAIWSEKAGYPSDEFFGKLNPLMKTITNDKLAGSIHSVGERAGGLTEKMAQLTGLLPGTAVAVGNVDAHVSVPAVGITEPGKMLMIMGTSTCHVLLGEDVHIVPGMCGVVDNGILPGYAGYEAGQSCVGDHFDWFVKTCVPQAYREEAEEKNIGIHELLSEKANLQAPGESGLLALDWWNGNRSTLVDADLTGMLLGMTLLTKPEEIYRALVEATAYGTRMIIETFKESGVPIEELYAAGGIAEKNPFVMQIYADVTNMDIKISGSPQAPALGSAIFGALAAGKENGGYDDIKEAAAHMGKMKDISYTPNAENAAVYEKLYAEYKELVHYFGKENHVMKRLKTIKNLQFSSAAKKNS is encoded by the coding sequence TTGGCTTACACTATAGGGGTTGATTTTGGAACTTTATCAGGAAGAGCGGTGCTCGTTCATGTCGAAACAGGGGAGGAACTGGCGGCTGCTGTAAAAGAATACAGACATGCTGTCATTGATACCGTTCTTCCAAAAACGGGCCATAAGCTGCCGCGGGACTGGGCGCTTCAAGATCCGGCTGATTATCTGGAAGTCTTGGAAACGACCATTCCGGCTTTACTCGAACAGACGGGTGTTGAACCGAAAGACATCATCGGGATCGGAATTGATTTTACGGCATGTACGATCCTGCCGGTTGACCGTACAGGGCAGCCGTTATGCATGCTGCCGGAATATGAAGAGGAGCCGCACAGCTATGTGAAGCTTTGGAAGCACCATGCGGCCCAAAAACACGCTGATCGGCTGAATCAAATTGCTGAAGAAGAAGGAGAGGCTTTTTTACAGCGGTACGGAGGGAAGATTTCATCAGAATGGATGATTCCTAAGGTCATGCAGATTGCGGAAGAAGCGCCGCACATTTATGAAGCGGCTGACCGGATCATCGAGGCTGCAGACTGGATCGTGTACCAGCTGTGCGGCTCGCTCAAACGAAGTAATTGTACAGCAGGATATAAAGCGATTTGGAGTGAAAAAGCGGGATATCCGTCAGATGAATTCTTTGGCAAATTAAATCCTTTAATGAAAACGATTACAAATGACAAATTAGCGGGTTCTATTCATTCAGTAGGGGAAAGAGCCGGAGGACTGACTGAAAAAATGGCTCAGCTGACAGGCCTTCTTCCAGGGACAGCTGTCGCGGTTGGAAATGTGGACGCTCATGTTTCCGTACCAGCGGTCGGCATTACAGAGCCAGGGAAAATGCTGATGATTATGGGAACCTCAACGTGCCATGTGCTTCTAGGCGAAGACGTACATATCGTGCCCGGTATGTGCGGTGTCGTGGACAACGGAATTCTTCCGGGCTACGCGGGATATGAAGCAGGGCAGTCCTGTGTCGGCGATCATTTTGACTGGTTTGTAAAAACATGTGTCCCGCAAGCGTATCGAGAGGAAGCAGAGGAAAAAAACATTGGCATTCATGAGCTGCTGAGTGAGAAAGCAAACCTTCAAGCACCGGGTGAAAGCGGCCTGCTTGCTTTAGATTGGTGGAATGGAAACCGTTCAACTCTTGTTGATGCTGATTTAACTGGAATGCTGCTTGGCATGACGCTGCTAACGAAGCCTGAAGAGATTTATAGAGCGTTAGTTGAAGCGACAGCTTACGGAACGCGGATGATTATCGAAACGTTCAAAGAAAGCGGGGTTCCGATTGAGGAGCTATACGCAGCCGGCGGAATTGCTGAGAAAAACCCGTTTGTCATGCAGATTTATGCGGATGTGACAAACATGGACATTAAAATTTCCGGTTCTCCGCAAGCCCCTGCCTTAGGATCTGCCATTTTCGGCGCGCTTGCGGCAGGTAAAGAAAACGGCGGATACGATGACATCAAAGAGGCAGCGGCGCACATGGGGAAAATGAAAGATATATCTTATACGCCAAACGCCGAAAACGCCGCAGTGTATGAAAAATTGTACGCTGAATATAAAGAGCTGGTTCACTACTTCGGAAAAGAAAACCATGTCATGAAGCGTCTGAAAACAATCAAAAATCTTCAATTTTCATCTGCCGCCAAAAAGAATTCATGA
- the araD gene encoding L-ribulose-5-phosphate 4-epimerase, whose product MLETLKKEVLAANLKLQEHQLVTFTWGNVSGIDREKERIVIKPSGVEYSDLTADDLVVLNLEGEVVEGSLKPSSDTPTHVYLYKAFPNIGGIVHTHSQWATSWAQSGRDIPPLGTTHADYFDSAIPCTREMYDEEIIHDYELNTGKVIAETFQHHNYEQVPGVLVNNHGPFCWGTDALNAIHNAVVLETVAEMAYHSVMLNKDVNPINTVLHEKHFYRKHGANAYYGQS is encoded by the coding sequence ATGCTTGAAACATTAAAAAAAGAAGTGCTGGCTGCCAACCTGAAGCTTCAAGAGCATCAGCTGGTAACCTTTACGTGGGGAAATGTCAGCGGCATTGACCGTGAGAAAGAAAGAATTGTCATCAAACCAAGCGGAGTGGAATACAGCGACCTGACAGCTGATGACTTGGTTGTTTTGAACCTTGAAGGAGAGGTCGTCGAAGGCTCGCTCAAGCCTTCTTCAGATACACCTACTCATGTTTATTTGTATAAAGCCTTTCCGAACATCGGGGGAATTGTCCATACCCATTCTCAATGGGCGACAAGCTGGGCGCAATCGGGCAGAGACATACCGCCTTTAGGCACGACCCATGCTGATTATTTTGACAGCGCGATTCCGTGTACAAGAGAAATGTACGATGAAGAAATCATTCATGACTACGAACTGAATACAGGAAAAGTCATAGCTGAAACCTTTCAGCACCATAACTACGAACAAGTTCCGGGTGTACTCGTGAATAATCACGGCCCGTTCTGCTGGGGCACGGACGCCTTAAATGCCATTCATAACGCAGTTGTATTAGAAACGGTTGCGGAAATGGCCTATCACTCCGTTATGCTGAACAAGGATGTAAACCCAATCAATACAGTCCTTCATGAAAAGCATTTTTATCGAAAACACGGAGCAAATGCGTATTATGGCCAGTCATGA
- a CDS encoding HAD-IIA family hydrolase, with amino-acid sequence MRIMASHDPVASPAGILIDLDGTVFRGNELIEGAREAISTLRGMGKKIVFLSNRGNISRAMCRKKLLGAGIEADISDIVLSSSVTAAFLKKHYRFSKVWVLGEQGLVDEMSLAGVQHANEPKEADWLVISLHETLTYEDLNHAFQAAAAGARIMATNKDRSFPGEDGNAIDVAGMIGAIEASAQAKTELVVGKPSWLMAEAACTAMGLSAHECMIIGDSLESDIAMGKLYGMKSALVLTGSAKPGEQRLYTPDYVLESIMDITKLAEEGILL; translated from the coding sequence ATGCGTATTATGGCCAGTCATGATCCCGTTGCGTCACCGGCCGGCATTTTGATTGACTTGGATGGTACTGTATTCAGAGGAAATGAGTTGATTGAAGGGGCAAGAGAAGCGATTAGTACGCTTCGGGGAATGGGGAAGAAAATCGTCTTTCTGAGCAACCGTGGAAATATCTCCCGTGCCATGTGCAGAAAAAAACTTCTCGGCGCGGGGATTGAAGCGGACATAAGCGATATTGTTCTGTCGTCAAGTGTCACAGCGGCTTTTCTGAAAAAACATTATCGTTTTTCAAAGGTGTGGGTGCTTGGAGAACAAGGTTTGGTAGACGAGATGAGTCTGGCCGGTGTACAGCACGCGAACGAGCCAAAGGAAGCGGATTGGCTGGTGATCTCCCTTCATGAAACGCTCACGTACGAAGATTTAAACCATGCCTTTCAAGCTGCCGCCGCCGGCGCTCGTATCATGGCTACGAACAAAGACCGCTCTTTTCCGGGCGAAGACGGCAATGCCATCGATGTGGCCGGGATGATCGGGGCGATAGAGGCTTCTGCTCAAGCGAAAACAGAGCTAGTTGTCGGAAAACCGTCGTGGCTGATGGCGGAGGCTGCCTGCACAGCAATGGGGCTGTCCGCGCATGAATGCATGATTATCGGAGACAGCCTTGAATCTGACATTGCGATGGGAAAGCTTTATGGCATGAAAAGCGCCTTAGTGCTTACTGGTTCTGCGAAACCGGGTGAACAGCGTTTGTACACGCCGGATTATGTGCTGGAATCCATTATGGATATAACCAAATTGGCTGAGGAGGGGATTCTGTTATGA
- the egsA gene encoding sn-glycerol-1-phosphate dehydrogenase produces the protein MNRIAADVEQAFELAGEKTLPIEVEEIVIGKQAADSLLDYVKRKNNKQIVLVCDSNTHRIAGTDLENRLHQEGFQAECLIIPENEAGDVTADERSLIHAQIHTKKTTDLMIAVGSGTIHDIVRFAAFQRDLPFISYPTAPSVDGFTSAGAPLILYGTKTTIQTKAPSALFADLDLLKAAPRTMVAAGFGDMLGKITSLADWEISRHLAGEPYSPTGAKIVQEALEACIAHTEDIAMKTETGIQVLMESLIVSGLVMLALDHSRPASGGEHHISHWIEMELMKKNRPQILHGAKVGCAAVLLTDTYRKLAQDDGLNEFSPRRRHAIQTAYETLPKGEVLAGWLRSAGGPAFFDEIGVGQDSVKNAFRNAHTLRDRCTGLRIINENKTLINHGLYE, from the coding sequence ATGAATCGTATCGCAGCTGACGTTGAGCAAGCTTTTGAACTCGCCGGAGAAAAGACACTTCCTATAGAAGTTGAAGAAATTGTTATCGGCAAACAAGCAGCTGATTCGCTATTGGATTATGTAAAAAGAAAAAACAACAAACAGATTGTCCTTGTCTGCGACTCGAATACACATCGCATTGCGGGAACCGATTTGGAAAACCGCTTGCATCAAGAAGGGTTTCAGGCGGAGTGCCTGATCATTCCGGAAAATGAAGCCGGAGATGTGACAGCTGATGAACGCTCGCTCATTCATGCGCAGATCCATACGAAAAAAACAACGGATCTCATGATCGCGGTCGGTTCGGGCACGATTCATGATATCGTCCGCTTTGCAGCGTTTCAGAGGGATTTGCCGTTTATATCCTATCCGACTGCTCCATCTGTAGATGGATTTACGTCAGCAGGGGCGCCGCTTATTTTATACGGGACGAAAACAACCATCCAAACGAAGGCCCCGTCTGCGCTGTTCGCTGATCTGGATCTATTAAAAGCGGCACCCCGGACAATGGTGGCGGCTGGATTTGGCGACATGCTCGGGAAAATCACGTCTTTAGCTGATTGGGAAATATCCCGCCACCTTGCCGGCGAGCCTTATTCTCCAACGGGGGCTAAGATCGTTCAGGAGGCGCTGGAAGCCTGTATCGCACATACAGAAGACATTGCGATGAAAACGGAAACAGGCATACAGGTTTTAATGGAATCTTTAATTGTATCGGGTCTTGTCATGCTGGCTTTAGATCATTCCCGCCCGGCATCTGGCGGAGAGCATCACATTTCCCATTGGATTGAGATGGAATTAATGAAGAAAAACCGGCCTCAGATTCTTCACGGGGCAAAGGTGGGCTGTGCCGCTGTGTTATTAACTGACACATACAGAAAGCTCGCTCAGGATGACGGGCTGAACGAATTTTCTCCGCGCCGGCGGCATGCGATTCAAACAGCTTATGAAACGCTTCCCAAAGGAGAAGTGCTCGCCGGTTGGCTGAGATCAGCCGGAGGCCCTGCGTTTTTTGACGAAATAGGTGTCGGGCAGGATTCCGTCAAAAATGCCTTCAGAAACGCTCACACCTTAAGAGACCGCTGCACCGGATTAAGAATCATTAATGAAAACAAAACGCTGATCAATCATGGTCTATATGAATAG
- a CDS encoding ABC transporter substrate-binding protein has product MKKMTACFFVLMMLLTLFIAGCSAERSSGKSGETELTFWTFNGLHEQFYVEMMKEWNKKYPDRKIKLNTVVYPYGQMHDNLSISLIAGEGVPDIADVELARFSNFLKGSDIPLADLTPLIEKDRDKFVEARLTLYSKNGKLYGLDTHVGTTVMFYNMDVMKKAGVNPDDIKTWDDYHKAGQKVRKVTGKPMGTVETNDSTTFLSMISQQNSGYFDKNGKLILNNDTNVKTIQFLKDMINDKTMIAAPGGGHHSEEYYGFMNQGGAASVLMPIWYMGRFLDYMPDLKGKIAIRPLPAWEEGGDRSAGLGGTATVVPKQSKHVELAKEFLAFAKGSKEGNKKLWSVLGFDPLRWDVWSSQELKEKNKYTDYFQNGTGIFTMLLDIKDEINPIYLHEDFAKASDLVNRSVLFDALKSQQKTPKQALDRAAGELKKK; this is encoded by the coding sequence ATGAAAAAAATGACTGCCTGTTTTTTTGTGCTCATGATGCTGCTGACATTATTCATTGCTGGGTGTTCGGCAGAACGATCATCCGGGAAATCGGGTGAAACCGAGCTGACCTTTTGGACATTTAACGGACTTCATGAGCAGTTTTATGTAGAAATGATGAAGGAATGGAACAAAAAATATCCTGACCGCAAAATTAAACTGAATACGGTTGTTTATCCATATGGACAAATGCACGATAACTTGTCTATCTCCTTAATTGCGGGAGAAGGTGTCCCTGATATTGCCGATGTCGAATTGGCCCGTTTTTCAAACTTTTTGAAGGGCTCTGACATACCGCTTGCGGATTTGACTCCGCTGATTGAAAAGGACCGCGATAAATTCGTTGAGGCGCGGCTTACCTTGTACAGCAAAAACGGCAAGCTGTACGGGCTGGACACGCATGTAGGAACGACAGTTATGTTTTATAACATGGATGTGATGAAAAAAGCCGGTGTCAATCCTGATGATATCAAAACATGGGATGATTACCATAAAGCCGGGCAGAAAGTGCGCAAAGTGACCGGAAAGCCGATGGGAACGGTGGAAACCAATGATTCCACAACGTTCTTATCCATGATTTCTCAGCAAAACTCAGGTTATTTTGATAAAAACGGCAAGCTGATCCTCAATAATGACACCAATGTAAAAACAATTCAATTTTTAAAGGACATGATTAATGATAAAACGATGATTGCCGCACCAGGCGGCGGGCATCACAGTGAAGAATATTACGGCTTTATGAACCAAGGCGGAGCAGCGTCTGTTCTGATGCCGATTTGGTATATGGGAAGATTTTTAGATTATATGCCTGATTTAAAAGGAAAGATTGCCATCCGGCCGCTTCCGGCTTGGGAAGAGGGGGGCGACCGTTCGGCAGGTTTGGGCGGTACGGCAACTGTTGTTCCGAAGCAATCCAAGCATGTTGAGTTAGCAAAAGAGTTTTTGGCCTTTGCGAAGGGCTCTAAAGAAGGAAACAAAAAGCTTTGGAGCGTACTCGGGTTTGACCCGCTTCGCTGGGATGTCTGGAGCTCTCAGGAATTGAAGGAGAAAAACAAATACACAGATTACTTCCAAAACGGAACAGGCATTTTTACTATGCTGCTCGATATCAAGGATGAAATCAATCCAATTTATTTACATGAGGATTTTGCCAAGGCTTCAGACCTTGTCAACAGAAGCGTATTGTTCGACGCACTTAAATCTCAGCAAAAAACGCCTAAGCAAGCCTTGGACAGAGCGGCAGGTGAACTGAAAAAGAAATAG
- a CDS encoding carbohydrate ABC transporter permease produces MKPVKTGTVHPVPSAAKQSGWRDLFYSKKAAPYLFTAPFILSFLVFFLYPIISVFIMSFQRILPGEVTFVGLSNYTALNNPTFYTALWNTLEYTFWTLIVLIPVPLLLAIFLNSKLVKFRNIFKSALFIPALTSTIVAGIIFRLIFGEMETSLANSILLKLGFSPQNWMNNEHTGMFLMVLLASWRWMGINILYFMAGLQNVPKELYEAADIDGANTMKKFRHITLPFLKPVSVYVLTISIIGGFRMFEESYVLWQNNSPGNIGLTLVGYLYQQGLAYNEMGYGAAIGIVLLIVILVVSLISLKLSGSFKGEG; encoded by the coding sequence ATGAAACCTGTGAAAACGGGAACGGTTCATCCCGTTCCCTCAGCTGCAAAACAATCAGGCTGGCGAGATCTATTTTATTCGAAAAAAGCGGCGCCCTATCTGTTTACAGCGCCATTCATTTTATCTTTTCTCGTATTTTTTTTATACCCCATCATTAGCGTCTTCATCATGAGCTTTCAAAGAATATTGCCGGGAGAGGTGACGTTTGTCGGATTGTCCAATTACACTGCGCTAAACAATCCGACGTTCTATACCGCCCTTTGGAATACATTGGAATACACCTTTTGGACACTGATTGTGCTGATTCCAGTCCCATTGCTGCTGGCCATATTCCTGAATTCAAAGCTGGTCAAATTCAGAAATATATTCAAATCTGCGCTATTCATTCCGGCTTTGACTTCTACCATTGTGGCGGGGATCATATTTCGGCTGATCTTCGGAGAAATGGAAACGTCGCTGGCCAATTCCATCTTACTTAAACTCGGCTTTTCACCTCAGAACTGGATGAACAATGAACACACCGGCATGTTTTTAATGGTGCTGCTTGCTTCGTGGAGATGGATGGGAATCAACATCCTTTACTTTATGGCCGGTTTGCAAAATGTGCCGAAAGAGCTGTACGAAGCCGCCGATATTGACGGCGCGAATACGATGAAAAAATTCCGGCACATTACGCTGCCATTTCTCAAGCCTGTATCGGTTTATGTGCTCACCATCAGCATCATCGGCGGATTCAGGATGTTTGAGGAAAGCTACGTCCTTTGGCAAAATAATTCCCCGGGTAATATCGGCTTGACGCTTGTCGGATATTTGTACCAGCAGGGGCTTGCCTACAACGAAATGGGATACGGAGCGGCCATCGGCATTGTGCTTTTGATTGTGATACTTGTTGTCAGCCTGATTTCGTTAAAGCTGTCAGGCTCGTTTAAGGGGGAGGGATAA
- the araQ gene encoding arabinose ABC transporter permease AraQ, whose amino-acid sequence MLRHSPQYSVYKIALTLFFIMLSLLYIFPIFCLLLGSLKPSSELLRIGLNVDIDPKVMSLDNYTFLFNGGSIYFKWFFNSLVLGIFTTVLTLFFSSMIGYGLAVYEFKGRNIIFVLVLIIMMVPLEVMMLPLFKLTVGLNLIDSYTGVILPFIVSPVAVFFFRQYALGLPKDLLDSARMDGCTEFGIFFRIMAPLMKPAFGAMIILQSLNSWNNFLWPLIVLRSKEMFTLPIGLSSLLSPYGNNYDMLISGSVFAILPVIIIFLFFQKYFISGLTVGGVKG is encoded by the coding sequence ATGTTGCGGCACAGTCCTCAGTACAGCGTTTACAAAATCGCGCTTACCCTGTTTTTTATCATGCTGAGCCTATTGTATATTTTTCCGATTTTCTGTTTGCTTTTAGGATCATTAAAGCCGTCATCTGAGCTTTTGCGTATAGGGCTGAATGTTGATATTGATCCAAAAGTGATGAGTTTAGATAACTACACATTTCTGTTTAATGGCGGCAGTATTTATTTCAAATGGTTTTTTAACAGTCTTGTGCTTGGGATTTTCACGACCGTGCTCACTCTGTTTTTTTCTTCGATGATTGGGTATGGGCTTGCGGTTTACGAATTTAAGGGCAGAAATATCATCTTTGTTCTTGTGCTGATTATTATGATGGTCCCGCTTGAAGTAATGATGCTTCCGTTGTTTAAGCTGACCGTCGGATTGAACTTGATCGATTCGTATACGGGTGTCATCCTGCCATTCATCGTTTCGCCGGTAGCTGTTTTCTTTTTCAGGCAGTATGCCCTCGGTCTTCCAAAAGATTTGCTGGACTCTGCAAGGATGGACGGCTGTACGGAATTCGGCATCTTTTTCCGGATTATGGCGCCGCTGATGAAACCGGCTTTCGGCGCAATGATTATCCTCCAGTCCTTAAACAGCTGGAACAACTTCTTGTGGCCGTTGATTGTGCTTCGTTCGAAAGAAATGTTTACGCTTCCAATTGGGCTGTCCAGCTTGTTGAGCCCTTACGGCAACAACTATGACATGCTGATATCCGGCTCAGTATTTGCGATTTTGCCGGTAATTATCATTTTCTTGTTTTTCCAAAAGTACTTTATTTCCGGCCTGACAGTAGGCGGAGTCAAAGGTTAA